From the genome of Methanothermobacter sp., one region includes:
- a CDS encoding 60S ribosomal export protein NMD3 has product MGGNFCIKCGRSNTQLYKGLCKECFLEEYKLLEVPEGIEVEVCAHCNAQLINGKWTGRGVPEDEIIYRALEKNIQKKVEDVIVDLEILQKRGTISSCIVTAKAKVIGEEVTQDFYTEVRLKKSACPYCSKYKSGYYEAVIQLRADERSLEPEEIKRSEQIINKTLQKSWRKDKLAYLAKKTRQKEGVDYYIGSYKAAKRVIAALREEFGGLVKESPKLMGRDKSTGKNIYRIWISFKLPKFKKGDFISYKGRVGIIKAMDAHGILFYDLDRQEMSTTLWREYQKIERIATPKDIKKTTVTAISPGRIQILDPISYEPIDLKLKPGMEDLKIGDQVSVIQIDRKTYILW; this is encoded by the coding sequence ATGGGTGGGAATTTTTGCATAAAATGCGGGCGCTCCAACACCCAATTATACAAAGGATTATGCAAGGAATGTTTCCTTGAAGAATACAAGCTTCTAGAAGTTCCAGAAGGGATAGAAGTTGAAGTCTGCGCACACTGCAATGCGCAATTAATCAATGGAAAATGGACTGGAAGGGGCGTCCCAGAAGATGAAATAATCTATCGCGCCCTCGAAAAAAATATCCAAAAAAAAGTAGAGGATGTCATAGTGGATCTTGAAATACTCCAAAAAAGGGGTACCATAAGCTCTTGCATAGTAACAGCAAAAGCAAAAGTCATAGGAGAGGAGGTTACGCAAGACTTCTATACAGAGGTAAGATTAAAAAAAAGTGCATGCCCATATTGCAGTAAATACAAGTCTGGATATTACGAAGCAGTCATACAATTAAGAGCAGATGAAAGAAGCCTAGAACCGGAAGAGATAAAAAGGTCAGAACAGATAATAAACAAAACCCTCCAAAAATCATGGAGAAAAGACAAACTAGCATATCTTGCCAAGAAAACCAGGCAAAAAGAGGGTGTAGATTATTACATAGGATCATATAAGGCGGCCAAGCGGGTTATAGCAGCACTTCGAGAGGAGTTCGGGGGACTTGTGAAAGAATCCCCCAAGCTCATGGGAAGAGACAAATCCACTGGCAAAAACATCTACAGGATATGGATTTCATTCAAATTACCAAAGTTCAAAAAAGGAGACTTCATATCATATAAAGGTCGTGTGGGGATTATAAAAGCCATGGACGCCCATGGTATACTATTCTACGACCTTGATAGACAAGAGATGTCAACCACACTCTGGCGTGAATACCAGAAAATAGAAAGGATAGCAACCCCAAAAGATATAAAGAAAACCACAGTCACGGCAATATCCCCTGGTAGGATCCAAATACTGGATCCTATAAGCTATGAGCCAATAGACCTCAAACTCAAACCCGGCATGGAAGATTTAAAGATTGGCGACCAAGTATCAGTAATCCAAATAGA
- a CDS encoding translation initiation factor IF-2 subunit beta, with amino-acid sequence MQDYEKLLDRAIEQLPPEVLETKRFTIPKAYSVIQGNRTLIQNFKEIAAKLNRDPQHLLRYLLRELGTAGNIEGKRAILQGKFTHFLINERIEDYVKKFVLCPECNRPDTRIIKEGRISLLKCEACGAKAPLKPV; translated from the coding sequence TTGCAAGATTATGAAAAATTATTAGACAGGGCCATAGAACAATTACCACCGGAAGTCCTAGAAACTAAACGTTTCACCATCCCAAAGGCCTACTCTGTCATCCAAGGTAATAGAACACTCATCCAGAATTTCAAGGAAATAGCGGCCAAATTAAACAGGGACCCTCAACACCTTCTAAGATACCTCTTAAGGGAACTTGGAACAGCAGGAAACATCGAAGGTAAACGGGCTATCCTACAAGGAAAATTCACACATTTCCTCATAAACGAAAGGATAGAAGATTACGTGAAAAAGTTTGTATTATGCCCAGAATGCAATCGTCCAGACACTCGCATAATAAAAGAAGGCCGCATATCCCTCCTAAAATGTGAGGCTTGCGGCGCCAAAGCCCCCTTAAAGCCAGTTTAA